One Parasphingorhabdus cellanae genomic region harbors:
- a CDS encoding acyl-CoA dehydrogenase family protein, whose amino-acid sequence MSDLESFREETVAWLEANCPPEMRQPMVDESDICWGGKNPTFKPGQKEWMDKMAAKGWTVPDWPKEYGGGGLSRAETKILLQEMGRLKIRSPLSSFGIWMLGPALLHFGSEEQKLHFLPPIARGEVRWCQGYSEPGSGSDLASLQTSAEDKGDHYLINGQKIWTSYADKADWIFCLTRTDKTTKHKGISFMLFDMTNEGVETKPIVLISGQSAFCETFFTDVEVPKTYGEGVSSVVGEVNRGWDVAKYLLGHERSMISGDGSSGATSLGSKFADQYGRDEMGRLDDPMLRAQMAEMDIDVLAFRAMAERFGDTFKANLCHPAQPNMMKYAGTEINKRRHELIMSAGGSEVLEWESDASNGGLTARGWLRTKANSIEGGTSEVMLNVVSKQILQLPNA is encoded by the coding sequence ATGTCCGATCTCGAAAGTTTCCGCGAAGAAACTGTCGCTTGGCTGGAAGCCAATTGTCCACCTGAAATGCGCCAACCCATGGTGGATGAAAGCGATATTTGCTGGGGTGGTAAAAACCCGACCTTCAAACCTGGCCAGAAAGAATGGATGGATAAAATGGCGGCCAAAGGCTGGACCGTTCCGGACTGGCCAAAAGAATATGGCGGCGGCGGATTGTCACGGGCCGAAACCAAAATCCTGTTGCAGGAAATGGGGCGCCTGAAAATTCGTTCGCCTTTATCGAGCTTTGGCATCTGGATGCTTGGACCTGCGCTGCTGCATTTTGGTAGTGAAGAACAGAAACTACATTTTCTGCCGCCAATTGCACGTGGTGAAGTGCGTTGGTGTCAGGGCTATTCGGAGCCTGGTTCCGGTTCTGATCTTGCCTCGCTGCAAACCTCTGCAGAAGACAAAGGCGATCATTATTTGATCAACGGTCAAAAGATCTGGACCAGCTATGCCGACAAAGCTGACTGGATTTTCTGTCTGACCCGGACCGACAAAACGACCAAGCATAAAGGCATTAGCTTTATGTTGTTCGATATGACGAACGAGGGTGTAGAGACGAAGCCTATCGTGTTGATCTCCGGACAATCGGCATTTTGTGAGACGTTCTTTACTGATGTCGAAGTACCCAAAACATATGGCGAAGGTGTGTCATCGGTGGTCGGTGAAGTGAACCGTGGCTGGGATGTTGCCAAATATCTGTTGGGACATGAGCGCAGCATGATTTCCGGTGACGGGTCTTCTGGTGCGACATCATTGGGCTCCAAGTTCGCGGATCAATATGGCCGGGACGAGATGGGCCGGCTGGATGATCCGATGCTGCGCGCGCAAATGGCAGAGATGGATATCGACGTGCTCGCTTTTCGCGCCATGGCCGAACGTTTTGGTGATACATTCAAAGCCAATCTTTGCCATCCTGCCCAGCCCAACATGATGAAATATGCCGGTACAGAAATTAACAAGCGGCGCCATGAACTGATTATGTCGGCGGGCGGTAGTGAAGTTCTGGAATGGGAGAGTGATGCATCCAATGGCGGGCTGACTGCTCGTGGTTGGCTCCGAACAAAAGCGAACAGTATTGAAGGCGGTACCAGCGAAGTGATGCTGAATGTCGTTTCTAAACAGATATTGCAATTGCCCAACGCCTGA
- a CDS encoding SDR family NAD(P)-dependent oxidoreductase encodes MRFEGKTIVITGGSSGIGRGAVDLFLREGAKVVMGDIDADEGTAMMSSLGDDFHFQKCDVTQEDQIKSLMDNAVEKTGGIDIVFNNAGAGGPRDAIDEISGDDWDFTMALLLKSVAMGIRHAAPHLKKRGGGAIINTASVCSFQAGFGPIAYSTAKAGVLHLTKLAAAELAQYKIRVNAICPGFIQTNIFATTLGANSDEKNHINTALGQVAAGVQPVARPGIPNDIAEAVAYFASDAAGFVTGTHLLVDGGLLVGTQASWDPEMPGLLDALLPESMK; translated from the coding sequence ATGCGATTTGAAGGCAAAACCATCGTGATAACGGGTGGTTCGTCCGGCATTGGTCGCGGCGCTGTAGATCTGTTTTTGCGCGAAGGCGCCAAAGTTGTAATGGGTGACATCGACGCCGATGAAGGCACGGCGATGATGTCTTCACTGGGCGACGACTTTCATTTTCAAAAATGTGACGTGACCCAAGAAGACCAAATCAAATCGCTGATGGATAATGCGGTTGAGAAGACCGGCGGGATAGATATAGTTTTCAACAATGCCGGTGCCGGCGGACCGCGCGACGCAATTGATGAGATAAGCGGCGACGACTGGGATTTTACTATGGCATTGCTGCTAAAATCAGTCGCAATGGGTATCCGCCACGCTGCGCCGCATTTAAAGAAACGGGGCGGCGGGGCGATCATCAACACAGCTTCGGTTTGTTCTTTTCAAGCGGGCTTCGGTCCCATTGCCTATTCGACAGCCAAAGCCGGTGTGTTGCATCTCACCAAACTAGCCGCTGCTGAATTGGCGCAGTATAAAATCCGGGTGAATGCAATCTGCCCGGGCTTTATCCAAACCAATATTTTTGCAACCACCCTCGGCGCCAATAGCGACGAGAAAAATCATATCAATACCGCTCTCGGACAAGTGGCAGCAGGTGTTCAACCAGTGGCGCGCCCTGGTATTCCAAATGACATTGCCGAGGCTGTCGCTTACTTTGCATCGGATGCGGCTGGTTTCGTAACCGGCACTCATTTGCTCGTCGACGGAGGGCTGCTGGTTGGCACTCAAGCGAGCTGGGATCCAGAAATGCCCGGTCTGCTGGATGCCCTGCTGCCGGAGTCTATGAAATGA